In one Acidimicrobiales bacterium genomic region, the following are encoded:
- a CDS encoding ArsA-related P-loop ATPase codes for MASKEKAAKDKKGKAKVGADAGAVDGDPEEIRTLQQLLAAKEIVISCGSGGVGKTTTAAALAAMAAAHHGGKVLVLTVDPARRLANALGLERFGNTETRVGTEAFTAAGVEPRGELWAAMLDTKQSWDELIVRHAPDARTRDAILSNSIYANISGRFVQSHDYIAMERLYEIHSSGRYDLIVVDTPPTRNAIDFLDAPERMAEFFSSRLLRWLTAPAKNRVLSLASKPFYRVADGILGSQFLEDIAEFFGLFQTLGPGFVERAEAVTRTLSDRRTTFLVVSTLEAAPVREAEYFIRELEARGLHLGAVVLNKVLPAYLRRTATTGVARRLVGDADRAAAAVADGVGDPAAVAAVLREVGESFLNYQVIATREQEQRAELARTPDVVATVPYFDSDIADVTGLLRLGEAIWR; via the coding sequence ATGGCGTCCAAGGAGAAGGCGGCCAAGGACAAGAAGGGGAAGGCCAAGGTCGGCGCCGACGCCGGCGCCGTGGACGGCGACCCGGAGGAGATCCGCACCCTGCAGCAGCTCCTGGCGGCCAAGGAGATCGTCATCTCCTGCGGCTCGGGCGGGGTGGGCAAGACCACCACCGCGGCGGCCCTGGCCGCCATGGCCGCCGCCCACCACGGGGGCAAGGTGCTGGTGCTGACCGTGGACCCGGCCCGGCGGCTGGCCAACGCCCTGGGCCTGGAGCGCTTCGGCAACACCGAGACCCGCGTGGGGACCGAGGCCTTCACCGCCGCCGGGGTGGAGCCCCGGGGCGAGCTGTGGGCCGCCATGCTCGACACCAAGCAGTCATGGGACGAGCTGATCGTCCGCCACGCCCCGGACGCCCGGACCCGCGACGCCATCCTGTCGAACTCGATCTACGCCAACATCTCGGGCCGGTTCGTGCAGAGCCACGACTACATCGCCATGGAGCGGCTGTACGAGATCCACTCCTCGGGCCGCTACGACCTGATCGTGGTGGACACGCCCCCCACCCGGAACGCCATCGACTTCCTGGACGCCCCGGAGCGCATGGCCGAGTTCTTCTCCAGCCGGTTGCTGCGGTGGCTCACGGCCCCGGCCAAGAACCGGGTGCTGTCCCTGGCCTCGAAGCCGTTCTACCGGGTGGCCGACGGCATCCTGGGCTCGCAGTTCCTGGAGGACATCGCCGAGTTCTTCGGCCTGTTCCAGACGTTGGGCCCGGGCTTCGTGGAGCGGGCCGAGGCCGTCACCCGCACCCTCTCGGACCGGCGCACCACGTTCCTGGTCGTCTCCACGCTGGAGGCGGCCCCGGTGCGGGAGGCCGAGTACTTCATCCGCGAGCTGGAGGCCCGCGGGCTCCACCTGGGGGCCGTGGTCCTCAACAAGGTGCTGCCGGCCTACCTGCGCCGGACGGCCACCACCGGCGTGGCCCGCCGTCTGGTGGGCGACGCCGACCGGGCGGCCGCCGCGGTGGCCGACGGCGTCGGCGATCCCGCGGCGGTGGCCGCCGTGCTGCGGGAGGTGGGGGAGAGCTTCCTCAACTACCAGGTCATCGCCACCCGGGAGCAGGAGCAGCGGGCCGAGCTGGCCCGCACCCCCGACGTGGTGGCCACCGTGCCCTACTTCGACAGCGACATCGCCGACGTCACCGGCCTCCTCCGCCTGGGTGAGGCCATCTGGCGCTGA
- a CDS encoding PaaI family thioesterase — MAPSEPVMTAEEITTFIRGSFPGNEPWQVVEEVGPGRTVTRLPADRVVIRPGGTVSGPTLMAVADSAAWAATLAEIGPVALSVTSHLSIHFLRKPGPGDVVATTEMLRRGRRQAVVEVRLATGGDPTPVATATVTYAIPSAPPS; from the coding sequence ATGGCGCCGAGCGAGCCGGTCATGACGGCCGAGGAGATCACCACCTTCATCCGCGGCAGCTTCCCGGGCAACGAGCCGTGGCAGGTGGTGGAGGAGGTCGGGCCGGGGCGCACCGTCACCCGCCTGCCGGCCGACCGGGTGGTGATCCGGCCCGGCGGCACCGTCTCGGGACCCACGCTGATGGCGGTGGCCGACTCGGCGGCTTGGGCCGCCACCCTGGCCGAGATCGGCCCGGTGGCCCTCTCGGTCACCAGCCACCTGTCCATCCACTTCCTGCGCAAGCCCGGGCCCGGCGACGTGGTGGCCACCACCGAGATGCTGCGGCGGGGCCGGCGCCAGGCCGTGGTCGAGGTCCGCCTCGCCACCGGCGGCGACCCCACCCCGGTGGCCACCGCCACCGTCACCTACGCCATCCCCTCCGCTCCTCCTTCCTGA